The bacterium genome contains the following window.
CTTTCATTGAAGTTTCTTAAAAATTCATCAATTCTCAATTCAATATATTTCACATTTTTTAAAACTTCATATAAAATCTTTTCCTCTTCATCACCTGTAAGTACAAGTATAATTTTTTCTTTTAAATTTTCCATTTCCCAGTCCCTGTTTTACTGAAATTATATCTCAAATCCTATATCAAGTTTTGATTTTGCCAGAATATAACTGTTATGAAATACTTTGTTTACATCTTCAACTTTTATTCCTGCTGAAACAATAATTTTTTTTGCAAAATCGTCTGTAATTAAATCGTCAGGGGAATGTGCATCAGTATTCAAAATTAAAGGAAATTCATATTCATACCATAAACGAGATACATGCCCATTTGAAAAAGAATGTCCTTTTCTTGCAGATATTTCTATACTAATTTTTCTTTCAGCAGCGATTTTTGCCTCATCTTCACTTAACAATCCAGGATGAGCAAGAATATCAATATCGCTTTCCAGTGCTTTTTTATTTGTTCCTTTTGCAACCGGCTCAACAATTGTTTCTCCATGAACAATAATTATTTTAGCACCGAGATTCCTTGAAATTTTA
Protein-coding sequences here:
- a CDS encoding histidinol phosphate phosphatase domain-containing protein gives rise to the protein MIDLHTHTILSDGDLIPSELARRADEKGYKVIAFTDHVDFSNIDFVIPAIIRVCEKINLNFRIKAIPGVEITHVNPVDIPNIVKISRNLGAKIIIVHGETIVEPVAKGTNKKALESDIDILAHPGLLSEDEAKIAAERKISIEISARKGHSFSNGHVSRLWYEYEFPLILNTDAHSPDDLITDDFAKKIIVSAGIKVEDVNKVFHNSYILAKSKLDIGFEI